Proteins from a genomic interval of Methanofollis formosanus:
- the putP gene encoding sodium/proline symporter PutP has protein sequence MFSNGTAILAAFIVYLGAMVVIGFLYYNKTNTVSDYILGNRGLNRYVAALSAEASDMSGWLLIGLPGLAYLSGMSAVWVALGLIVGTFLNWKFVAKRLRIYTQRANDSLTLPDFFKNRFNDQSGLISAIAAVFILIFFLIYTSAQFVAGGKLFNTVFGLDYTTALLVGSLIVVAYTFTGGFKAVCLTDFIQGTLMFFALLMVPIMAILLLGGPGATVASIEQVDPALLNPFMDAETGLPLTAIAIISSLAWALGYFGQPHILVRFMAIRKPEEIREARSVAMVWVTISLLAAVAIGLIGRAFLDQPLLGPDAETVFMVMTSEVFISFLAGIVLCGILAAIMSTASSQLLVSASAVSQDLYKSFFRHEAGEKELIWVSRFSVLFVAVLAILLGLDPESSVFKIVSYAWAGFGATFGPVILMGLFWKRATRQGALAGIVVGGLTVLIWKWFGFFGLYEIVPGFIFSMLAIYVVSKMTPEPEPEIVAVFEETEKELQKSES, from the coding sequence ATGTTCAGTAATGGCACCGCTATATTAGCCGCATTTATCGTCTACCTGGGCGCAATGGTCGTCATCGGGTTCTTGTATTACAACAAGACGAACACTGTCAGCGATTACATCCTCGGGAACCGGGGTCTGAACCGCTATGTTGCAGCACTCAGTGCCGAAGCCTCTGATATGAGTGGCTGGCTGCTCATCGGCCTGCCGGGGTTGGCCTATCTCTCCGGCATGAGTGCCGTCTGGGTGGCGCTCGGGCTCATCGTCGGCACCTTCCTCAACTGGAAATTCGTCGCCAAACGCCTGCGCATCTATACCCAGCGAGCAAACGATTCGCTAACCCTCCCCGACTTCTTCAAGAACCGCTTCAATGACCAGTCCGGTCTGATCAGTGCGATTGCAGCGGTGTTTATCCTGATCTTCTTCCTGATCTACACCTCGGCGCAGTTCGTCGCCGGCGGGAAACTTTTCAACACCGTCTTCGGACTCGACTACACCACCGCGCTGCTGGTCGGGTCGCTGATCGTCGTCGCCTACACCTTCACCGGCGGGTTCAAGGCGGTCTGTCTCACCGATTTCATCCAGGGGACGTTGATGTTCTTTGCTCTCCTGATGGTCCCGATCATGGCCATCCTCCTTCTTGGCGGACCCGGTGCCACCGTCGCCAGCATCGAGCAGGTCGACCCCGCGCTCCTCAATCCCTTCATGGATGCGGAGACCGGTCTGCCCCTCACCGCCATCGCGATCATCTCCAGTCTCGCATGGGCACTCGGGTATTTCGGTCAGCCCCATATTCTGGTCAGGTTCATGGCGATCAGAAAACCCGAAGAGATTAGAGAGGCGAGATCGGTCGCCATGGTCTGGGTTACGATCTCTCTTCTTGCTGCGGTTGCGATCGGTCTCATCGGCCGCGCCTTTCTGGACCAACCTCTTCTGGGCCCTGATGCCGAGACGGTCTTCATGGTGATGACCAGCGAGGTCTTCATCTCGTTCCTTGCCGGTATCGTGCTCTGCGGGATCCTCGCGGCGATCATGAGCACGGCCTCCTCGCAGCTCCTGGTCAGTGCCTCGGCGGTCTCGCAGGATCTCTACAAGTCTTTCTTCAGACATGAGGCAGGCGAGAAGGAACTGATCTGGGTGAGCCGTTTCTCTGTTCTTTTCGTTGCTGTGCTGGCCATCCTCCTCGGCCTCGATCCCGAGAGCAGCGTCTTCAAGATCGTCTCCTATGCCTGGGCCGGATTCGGCGCGACCTTCGGTCCGGTGATCCTGATGGGTCTCTTCTGGAAGCGGGCGACGCGGCAGGGCGCCCTCGCCGGGATCGTCGTCGGCGGACTGACGGTCCTGATCTGGAAGTGGTTCGGGTTCTTCGGGCTGTACGAGATCGTGCCCGGGTTCATCTTCTCGATGCTTGCGATCTATGTCGTCAGCAAGATGACGCCCGAGCCCGAACCTGAGATCGTGGCGGTCTTTGAAGAGACCGAGAAGGAACTTCAGAAGAGTGAGTCCTGA
- a CDS encoding TIGR01458 family HAD-type hydrolase — MIDAKAVLLDIEGVLHVAGVPVPGGAAAVNALQEAGVPFRCVSNTTRRSRASLAARLRELGYEIPEAFIFTPALAAVREIEQRGGGRCFLLATGDVHADFSAAGIPLGADGARFVVVGDAGDDFTYESMNRALRLLLGGAAFIALEKDRYWRGAADFMLSAGPYVAALEYAAGTGAHLVGKPSKAFFTLALDDMGVAPEEAVMIGDDIATDIGGAKDAGMQAVLVRTGKYREEAVQNAKVAPDAIIDSMAALGEMVGLR, encoded by the coding sequence ATGATCGACGCAAAGGCGGTGCTGCTCGATATCGAAGGGGTGCTCCATGTCGCCGGCGTGCCGGTTCCCGGCGGGGCGGCGGCGGTGAACGCGTTGCAGGAGGCCGGAGTTCCCTTCAGGTGCGTCTCCAACACGACTCGCCGCTCCCGCGCCTCGCTGGCGGCCAGGCTCAGGGAACTGGGGTACGAGATCCCGGAAGCTTTCATCTTCACCCCGGCGCTCGCGGCCGTGCGGGAGATCGAACAGCGCGGCGGCGGCCGGTGTTTTCTGCTCGCCACCGGCGATGTGCACGCCGACTTCTCGGCGGCCGGGATCCCGCTCGGTGCGGACGGTGCCAGGTTCGTCGTTGTGGGGGACGCCGGCGACGACTTCACGTATGAGTCGATGAACCGCGCCCTCCGCCTCCTCCTCGGCGGTGCCGCTTTCATCGCCCTCGAGAAAGACCGCTACTGGCGGGGCGCGGCGGACTTCATGCTCTCCGCCGGCCCCTATGTGGCGGCCCTCGAGTACGCCGCCGGGACCGGAGCCCATCTTGTCGGGAAACCCTCCAAAGCCTTCTTCACCCTTGCCCTTGACGACATGGGTGTGGCTCCGGAGGAGGCGGTCATGATCGGGGACGACATCGCCACCGACATCGGCGGGGCCAAAGATGCCGGGATGCAGGCGGTCCTGGTGAGGACCGGGAAGTATCGGGAGGAGGCGGTGCAGAACGCAAAGGTAGCGCCCGATGCGATCATTGACTCGATGGCGGCGCTGGGGGAGATGGTGGGACTGCGGTAA
- a CDS encoding NYN domain-containing protein: MDTKSDSIALFIDFDNIEIGIKREYNRNFSIGPIIKELSERGTVVVRRAYGDWVSYQTYREGLIEHGIELIERTVITNSGKNGADIKIAIDAVDLALKNDFISTFAIVSGDSDFLPLIQKLREYGKYVTVISGDGFTSPFIMKNCDKFISYETIAGIEKPHEQKKKLKDAIELLEKVILSRVDEGRGLHLAAIKNQMLRLDPSFNEKSYGFSNFGTFIRYIGDECLLPIKIHSRDSGDWYLDYFSDDDEMITSEEYQQREPNILEWEVIFETIERCFHEGEGKYTQGWYQYLIAYLTQQRREGKIGLDQSSLRAALHRLVDSGILIRKNPEKSLEKSVFQLSGIYAQKKAAFMDDLSRGP; the protein is encoded by the coding sequence ATGGATACCAAATCAGATTCAATCGCACTTTTCATCGATTTTGACAATATCGAGATCGGGATTAAGCGAGAATATAACCGAAATTTCTCCATCGGACCGATTATAAAAGAACTCTCAGAGAGGGGCACCGTCGTCGTCAGGAGGGCGTACGGCGACTGGGTATCTTATCAGACCTATCGCGAAGGTCTCATCGAACACGGGATCGAACTGATCGAACGGACCGTCATCACCAACAGCGGAAAGAATGGTGCGGACATTAAGATCGCCATCGACGCCGTCGACCTGGCCCTGAAGAACGACTTCATCAGTACTTTTGCGATCGTATCCGGAGACAGCGATTTTCTCCCGCTCATCCAGAAGTTGAGAGAATATGGCAAATATGTGACGGTGATCAGCGGGGACGGTTTTACCAGTCCGTTTATTATGAAAAATTGCGACAAGTTCATCTCATACGAGACGATCGCCGGGATCGAGAAACCCCATGAACAGAAGAAGAAGTTGAAAGATGCGATCGAACTGCTCGAGAAGGTCATCCTCTCCAGGGTCGACGAAGGACGGGGACTGCACCTGGCCGCGATCAAGAACCAGATGCTCAGACTCGATCCTTCATTCAACGAGAAGTCCTACGGCTTTTCCAATTTTGGAACATTTATCCGGTACATCGGCGACGAGTGTCTCCTCCCGATAAAAATCCACTCCAGGGACAGCGGAGACTGGTACCTCGACTACTTCTCCGACGACGACGAGATGATCACCTCAGAGGAATATCAGCAGCGCGAACCCAATATCCTGGAATGGGAGGTCATTTTCGAGACGATAGAACGGTGTTTCCACGAGGGCGAGGGCAAGTATACCCAGGGATGGTATCAGTACCTCATCGCATACCTGACGCAGCAGAGGCGGGAAGGAAAGATCGGTCTGGACCAGAGCAGTCTGCGGGCGGCACTCCACCGTCTCGTCGACTCGGGTATATTGATCCGGAAAAACCCGGAGAAAAGCCTTGAGAAATCGGTGTTTCAACTGTCCGGGATCTATGCACAGAAAAAGGCGGCATTCATGGACGATCTCTCTCGCGGCCCCTGA
- a CDS encoding MBL fold metallo-hydrolase, whose translation MQEEDAARPPTRIVPVPLQMVSAYLVMEEGVIVVDTGYPGSEETILEKLREAGAAPEDVTLILLTHCHADHAGSAAALRLKTGGRIAIHRQDAENLRNGLQGRIRPLNLVGRLTGWFFEREAYSRYPACDPDILIQDELDLAPFGVRGRVITTPGHTAGSVSVILESGDALVGDLIIPSVLSGKPGVPFWGESREEIRESVRKVLACGPERVHLAHGGMCQATAVREAFGR comes from the coding sequence ATGCAAGAAGAAGATGCAGCCCGACCGCCCACCAGGATCGTGCCGGTACCTCTGCAGATGGTGAGCGCCTATCTGGTGATGGAAGAAGGAGTGATCGTGGTCGACACCGGGTATCCAGGGAGCGAGGAGACGATCCTCGAAAAACTCCGGGAGGCGGGCGCGGCTCCCGAGGACGTCACCCTCATCCTCCTGACACATTGCCATGCCGACCATGCCGGGAGCGCTGCGGCCCTGCGACTGAAGACCGGGGGCAGGATCGCGATACATCGTCAGGACGCCGAAAATCTCAGGAACGGTCTTCAGGGCCGGATCCGTCCGCTCAATCTGGTGGGGAGACTGACCGGGTGGTTCTTCGAGCGCGAGGCGTACTCCAGGTACCCGGCCTGCGATCCCGACATCCTCATCCAGGACGAACTCGACCTGGCACCCTTCGGCGTCAGGGGCAGGGTGATCACGACGCCCGGCCACACCGCCGGGAGTGTCTCGGTCATCCTGGAGAGCGGCGACGCTCTCGTCGGCGACCTCATCATCCCTTCGGTCCTCTCAGGAAAGCCCGGCGTCCCCTTCTGGGGCGAAAGCCGAGAGGAGATCAGGGAAAGCGTCAGAAAAGTGCTGGCCTGCGGGCCCGAGCGGGTCCATCTCGCGCACGGGGGGATGTGCCAGGCCACGGCGGTGAGAGAGGCGTTCGGGCGCTGA
- a CDS encoding DEAD/DEAH box helicase translates to MGFEEPTPIQKLAIPKILEGNDVTGQAQTGTGKTAAFGIPLVEKIAPEDPRTQALILSPTRELALQTSGEIRRLSRYEGNLSVVPIYGGQPIGRQFGALRRGAQIIVGTPGRVIDHLERGTLSLDAVQTVVLDEADQMLDMGFREDIERILSETPEDRQTVLFSATMPRPIREISRRFQRDPAFVRVQQKEMTVPQVEQLSVKVRGKEKPEVLSRLLQIYNPELTIVFCNTKQGVDDLTAQLHALGVRAEALHGGMKQMQRDRVMGRFRNDAIDVLIATDVAARGIDVEDVELVINYDLPQDIEYYVHRIGRTARAGRGGRAITFVGPRDGYRLKAIERHSRARIHNLPVPTERDVEKSRMRNLAEKVRQTIEDGDLDRYAGIIDQVIGEDDLSPRDVAAALLKMTLSHGTRQKSAATGAEPEDRSEVEAGMVRLHLNAGKDRNLRPKDIVGALAGETGISGRSIGAIRIEETNTFVEVPEESAKAVVERMKGKSIGSVRLIGGTCLTFATPANR, encoded by the coding sequence ATGGGCTTTGAGGAGCCAACACCCATCCAGAAACTCGCTATTCCAAAGATACTGGAAGGAAATGACGTTACCGGTCAGGCCCAGACCGGTACGGGCAAGACGGCGGCATTCGGGATTCCGCTCGTCGAAAAGATCGCTCCTGAAGACCCCAGGACGCAGGCGCTGATCCTCTCTCCGACGCGCGAACTCGCCCTCCAGACCTCCGGCGAGATCAGAAGGCTTTCTCGCTACGAGGGAAATCTCTCGGTCGTCCCGATCTACGGCGGGCAGCCGATCGGGCGGCAGTTCGGAGCACTGCGGCGCGGGGCGCAGATCATCGTCGGGACGCCGGGACGGGTGATCGATCACCTGGAGCGCGGCACCCTCTCCCTTGACGCTGTGCAGACCGTCGTCCTCGACGAGGCCGACCAGATGCTGGACATGGGTTTCAGGGAGGACATCGAGCGGATCCTCTCGGAGACCCCGGAAGACCGCCAGACCGTCCTCTTCTCGGCGACGATGCCCAGACCGATCCGTGAGATCTCGCGCCGGTTCCAGCGGGATCCGGCATTTGTGCGGGTGCAGCAGAAAGAGATGACCGTCCCGCAGGTCGAGCAACTCTCGGTGAAGGTGCGGGGGAAGGAGAAGCCGGAGGTGCTCTCCAGGCTCCTCCAGATCTACAACCCCGAACTCACGATCGTCTTCTGCAACACCAAGCAGGGAGTGGACGACCTCACTGCGCAACTCCATGCCCTGGGGGTCAGGGCCGAGGCCCTCCACGGCGGGATGAAGCAGATGCAGCGCGACCGGGTGATGGGCAGGTTCAGGAACGACGCCATCGATGTGCTCATCGCCACCGACGTCGCCGCCAGGGGGATCGATGTCGAGGACGTGGAACTGGTCATCAACTACGACCTCCCGCAGGACATCGAGTATTATGTCCACCGGATCGGGCGGACGGCCAGGGCCGGGCGCGGCGGCCGGGCGATCACCTTTGTCGGACCGCGGGACGGGTACCGGCTGAAGGCGATCGAACGCCACTCCAGGGCCAGGATCCACAACCTTCCGGTCCCGACCGAGCGTGACGTCGAGAAGAGCAGAATGCGCAACCTGGCCGAGAAAGTCAGGCAGACGATCGAGGACGGGGACCTCGACCGGTACGCCGGGATCATCGACCAGGTGATCGGCGAGGACGATCTCTCTCCCAGGGACGTCGCGGCGGCCCTCCTGAAGATGACGCTCAGTCACGGGACGCGGCAAAAATCGGCGGCAACAGGTGCGGAACCTGAGGACAGAAGCGAGGTGGAGGCAGGGATGGTCCGTCTTCACCTCAACGCCGGCAAAGACCGCAACCTCAGGCCCAAAGATATCGTGGGGGCCCTGGCCGGTGAGACCGGGATCTCCGGACGGTCTATCGGGGCGATCCGGATCGAAGAGACCAACACCTTTGTCGAAGTGCCCGAGGAGTCGGCAAAGGCCGTCGTCGAGCGCATGAAGGGCAAGAGCATCGGCAGCGTCCGCCTCATCGGCGGAACCTGCCTCACCTTTGCGACACCGGCCAACCGGTGA
- a CDS encoding PHP domain-containing protein: MSLWNGPVDRVQTTAADAGRARLDMHVHTSYSPDAVVGTDAVVRAWQTRRVLALVCDHDTVRGSEEVYRRIRAVDPDVPFIRAEEISTAEGEVIGAFLTEEIPPGLSAAETVDLIREQGAISIVPHPFCTFRSSAIERRALDEVIGRVDIIEGYNARNVSPEANGTAETYAMTHNKMLSAGSDAHLPFELCRTFVELEPFDGPKDLLAHLREGTIHFRVTNPAVHTVSRAVKAVKRAGLLPGDQQILARLESGMEH, encoded by the coding sequence ATGTCATTGTGGAACGGGCCGGTTGATCGCGTTCAGACGACCGCTGCAGACGCTGGACGCGCCAGGCTTGACATGCATGTCCACACCTCTTACTCGCCTGATGCCGTCGTCGGGACCGACGCCGTCGTCCGGGCATGGCAGACACGCCGGGTCCTTGCCCTGGTCTGCGACCACGACACCGTCCGCGGCTCCGAAGAGGTCTACCGCCGGATCAGAGCGGTCGACCCCGACGTACCTTTCATCCGTGCCGAGGAGATCTCGACGGCCGAGGGGGAGGTGATCGGCGCCTTCCTCACCGAGGAGATCCCCCCTGGTCTCTCCGCCGCCGAGACCGTCGACCTGATCAGGGAGCAGGGCGCCATCTCGATCGTCCCCCACCCCTTCTGCACCTTCAGGTCGAGCGCCATCGAGAGGCGCGCCCTGGATGAGGTCATCGGCCGGGTCGATATCATCGAGGGCTACAATGCCAGGAACGTCTCGCCGGAGGCGAACGGCACGGCAGAGACATACGCCATGACCCACAATAAAATGCTCTCCGCCGGTTCGGACGCACATCTTCCCTTCGAACTCTGCCGAACTTTCGTCGAACTCGAACCCTTCGATGGACCGAAAGACCTCCTTGCCCACCTCAGGGAAGGGACAATCCATTTCAGGGTCACCAACCCGGCAGTGCATACGGTCTCGCGGGCGGTGAAGGCCGTGAAGCGTGCCGGCCTTCTTCCGGGGGATCAGCAGATTCTCGCCCGTTTGGAATCAGGAATGGAACATTAA
- a CDS encoding NAD(P)/FAD-dependent oxidoreductase translates to MDMIRILGAGPAGLSSAIALAKAGFDVEVYERRRDVGMRFRGDLQGLENWSDATDVIERLGEIGIRPTFEHRPYPRLSVSDGREVLSFACQKPAFYLVRRGNEPGSLDHALKEQALDAGAEIRFNESIPVEKADIVATGPDRRGVHAVAKGYTFSTSMDDLAYGLINTTASRNGYAYLLVMNGRGCLCTMLTRCFDEAGACLAEAEQAFSELVDLEVREPKPCGGVGRFVLPPHFQVQRRRYAGEAAGLQDPFWGFGILYAVRSGRLAAESIIKDFDYGHAAEEAFGDMLKAGVVNRYLWDRYGLENYAGIYRRLRGVKDPLPYLRSFYTFNTYQRLLYRKAGRHMEVRYGKVPVA, encoded by the coding sequence ATGGATATGATCCGGATCCTGGGTGCAGGCCCGGCCGGGCTCTCCTCGGCCATCGCCCTGGCGAAGGCAGGGTTCGATGTAGAGGTGTACGAAAGGCGGAGAGACGTCGGGATGCGCTTCAGGGGCGACCTTCAGGGCCTGGAAAACTGGTCGGATGCCACTGACGTCATCGAACGTCTCGGGGAGATCGGAATCAGGCCTACGTTCGAGCACCGCCCCTACCCCCGTCTCTCGGTCTCAGACGGCCGGGAGGTGCTCTCCTTTGCCTGTCAGAAGCCGGCCTTCTATCTGGTCAGGCGGGGTAACGAACCCGGCAGTCTCGACCACGCCCTCAAAGAGCAGGCTCTCGATGCCGGGGCCGAGATCAGGTTCAATGAATCCATCCCGGTGGAGAAAGCCGACATCGTGGCCACCGGTCCCGACAGGCGGGGCGTGCATGCCGTCGCGAAAGGCTACACCTTCTCGACCTCGATGGACGACCTGGCTTACGGGCTTATCAACACCACCGCATCCAGGAATGGGTATGCCTATCTCCTCGTGATGAACGGCCGCGGCTGCCTCTGCACGATGCTGACCAGGTGCTTCGACGAGGCAGGGGCCTGTCTGGCCGAGGCCGAACAGGCCTTCTCCGAACTCGTCGACCTGGAGGTCCGGGAGCCAAAGCCCTGCGGCGGAGTGGGGAGATTTGTCCTGCCGCCGCACTTCCAGGTCCAGAGGAGACGGTACGCCGGGGAAGCGGCCGGCCTCCAGGATCCCTTCTGGGGATTCGGGATCCTGTATGCCGTCAGGTCTGGCCGCCTCGCTGCCGAGAGCATCATCAAGGACTTCGACTACGGCCACGCGGCAGAGGAAGCCTTCGGCGATATGCTGAAAGCCGGCGTGGTCAACCGCTACCTCTGGGACCGGTATGGTCTGGAGAACTATGCCGGGATCTACCGGCGACTGAGAGGGGTGAAGGATCCGTTGCCGTACCTCCGTTCATTCTACACCTTCAACACCTACCAGAGGCTGCTGTACCGTAAGGCCGGACGGCACATGGAGGTGCGCTACGGGAAGGTGCCTGTAGCATGA
- a CDS encoding YqhA family protein: MDPHPSPPGVKNHDEQSFIERTIETCLWNSRFIVLLAVVFGILSAVVLFISGSIEIVTTLMHSISIAEASVKHEEILIGIVGAIDFYLIGVVLLIFSFGIYELFISKIDIARKEGDFNNILEIYTLDDLKSKIIKVIIMVLIVSFFQRVLTMEFETSQDMLFMALSILAISLGVYYMHKHKV, from the coding sequence ATGGACCCCCACCCTTCACCCCCAGGTGTAAAAAACCACGACGAACAGAGTTTCATCGAGCGGACGATCGAGACATGTCTCTGGAACTCCCGGTTCATCGTGTTGCTTGCCGTCGTTTTCGGGATATTGAGTGCGGTCGTGCTTTTTATCTCGGGTTCGATCGAGATCGTCACGACGCTGATGCACAGCATCTCGATCGCCGAGGCCTCGGTCAAGCACGAGGAGATCCTGATCGGGATCGTCGGAGCCATCGACTTTTACCTGATCGGGGTCGTGTTGTTGATCTTCAGTTTCGGGATCTACGAACTCTTCATCTCGAAGATCGACATCGCACGTAAAGAAGGGGACTTCAACAATATCCTCGAGATCTATACCCTCGACGACCTCAAAAGCAAGATCATCAAGGTCATCATCATGGTGCTCATCGTCAGTTTCTTCCAGAGGGTGCTCACGATGGAATTCGAGACGTCGCAGGACATGCTCTTCATGGCCCTCTCGATCCTGGCGATCTCGCTCGGTGTCTATTACATGCACAAGCATAAGGTGTGA
- a CDS encoding ketopantoate reductase family protein, whose protein sequence is MTEPERPVVLILGAGGVGLSLAGALAGVARVAVACRPRHAAAVRRDGLVMEGVWGERTVREIACVAGPGEAPPAPDLVIVTAKGFDTRAVCEEYADVLRGRTVASLQNGIGNEEVIADYAGTVIGGTVTTNFSVVGDGHVRVKSQSSPMVFGLWSGPDADALPRLVDLIRSAGILVEASTDIRSAKWSKSLLNLSVNPICALLSIPVGKAADPRLQRVIREIVSETFAVMDAEGVGTRWPSAEAYLDHLFAVQVPDFATAYPSMYYDIQAGRRTEIDLLNGYIADLGERRGIPTPYNRCIADLVRFREIDERK, encoded by the coding sequence ATGACTGAACCAGAACGACCCGTAGTCCTGATCCTTGGTGCGGGAGGGGTGGGCCTCTCCCTTGCCGGGGCACTTGCCGGGGTCGCCAGGGTCGCCGTCGCATGCCGGCCGCGCCATGCCGCGGCGGTCAGGCGAGACGGTCTCGTGATGGAAGGGGTCTGGGGGGAGCGCACCGTGCGGGAGATCGCCTGCGTCGCCGGGCCCGGAGAGGCGCCGCCAGCACCCGACCTCGTCATCGTCACGGCGAAGGGCTTTGACACCAGAGCGGTCTGCGAGGAGTACGCCGACGTGCTCAGGGGGAGGACCGTCGCCAGTCTTCAGAACGGGATCGGCAACGAAGAGGTCATCGCCGACTATGCCGGGACCGTCATCGGCGGCACGGTCACCACCAACTTCTCGGTCGTCGGCGACGGGCATGTGAGGGTGAAGAGCCAGAGCAGTCCGATGGTCTTTGGCCTCTGGTCGGGCCCGGATGCCGACGCACTCCCACGCCTCGTCGACCTGATACGCTCGGCCGGCATTCTCGTCGAGGCCAGCACCGATATCAGGTCGGCAAAATGGTCGAAGTCGCTCCTGAACCTCTCGGTCAATCCGATCTGCGCCCTCCTCTCCATCCCGGTCGGAAAGGCGGCCGACCCCCGCCTGCAGCGGGTGATCAGGGAGATCGTCTCAGAGACCTTCGCGGTGATGGATGCGGAGGGAGTCGGGACAAGATGGCCGTCTGCAGAAGCCTATCTCGATCACCTCTTCGCGGTGCAGGTCCCGGACTTCGCCACCGCCTACCCCTCGATGTACTATGACATCCAGGCGGGACGGAGGACCGAGATCGACCTTCTCAACGGCTACATCGCCGACCTGGGAGAGCGACGCGGGATCCCGACGCCGTACAACCGGTGCATCGCCGACCTCGTCAGGTTCAGGGAGATTGACGAGAGGAAATAG
- a CDS encoding sugar phosphate isomerase/epimerase family protein: MPDYFIRFDLRGGDEALMEMQARFACRHRMGLEVGIRSRRDLETLKNFLAGLPRAPEVSIHLRRGKEFDFYFSDDDPGRNRHSIEAAVALLDLLPGTAVIVHDETDPHAGTLSASRLEAYAGACRAIDPHLRRHGKILYVEFSGRLVPRDYIGLMEAVRATGAESVGACVDTGHLYYYFRKKVRQRRGKAVESMSRFIGEVRATGVPVAYHVHDCTPESPHPRSHVSDHRPVGEGEIGLGGFRRIAGYLAGERVTLEILPFPDPGRTVLTDEEVTLLTGYAAAHGTDEGRELRDGRIMKRTLEAMAESRRVLDALIASV, translated from the coding sequence ATGCCCGACTACTTTATCAGGTTCGACCTCAGGGGCGGGGACGAGGCGCTCATGGAGATGCAGGCGCGGTTTGCCTGCCGGCACCGGATGGGCCTTGAGGTCGGTATCAGGTCGCGGCGCGACCTGGAGACCCTGAAGAATTTCCTGGCAGGTCTTCCCCGGGCACCCGAGGTCTCGATACACCTCAGGAGGGGGAAGGAGTTTGATTTTTATTTCTCCGACGACGACCCGGGCCGGAACAGACACTCTATCGAGGCGGCGGTCGCCCTCCTCGATCTGCTTCCCGGCACCGCGGTCATCGTCCACGACGAGACCGACCCGCACGCCGGGACTCTCTCGGCATCCAGACTGGAGGCATATGCCGGTGCCTGCAGGGCGATCGACCCGCACCTCAGGCGGCATGGGAAGATCCTGTACGTGGAGTTCAGCGGGCGCCTTGTCCCCCGTGATTATATCGGGCTGATGGAGGCGGTCAGGGCGACAGGGGCGGAGTCGGTGGGGGCCTGCGTCGACACCGGACATCTCTACTACTATTTCAGAAAAAAAGTGAGGCAGAGAAGGGGAAAGGCCGTCGAGTCCATGAGTCGGTTCATCGGAGAGGTCAGGGCGACCGGTGTGCCGGTGGCGTATCATGTCCACGACTGCACCCCGGAGAGTCCTCATCCGCGCTCCCACGTCTCCGACCACCGGCCGGTGGGCGAGGGGGAGATCGGGCTTGGGGGGTTCAGGCGTATCGCCGGGTATCTTGCCGGGGAGAGGGTGACCCTTGAGATCCTCCCCTTCCCCGACCCCGGGAGGACCGTGCTCACCGACGAGGAGGTCACGCTCCTGACCGGATATGCCGCCGCTCACGGGACCGACGAGGGCCGGGAACTGCGGGACGGGAGGATCATGAAACGGACGCTGGAGGCGATGGCAGAGAGCAGGCGGGTCCTGGACGCCCTCATTGCGTCTGTATGA